The following coding sequences lie in one Lacerta agilis isolate rLacAgi1 chromosome 4, rLacAgi1.pri, whole genome shotgun sequence genomic window:
- the CLDN14 gene encoding claudin-14 yields MLGTRWLERNGIQKVSKQTCHISPGRGCVFRRSPNQDTAPSSITRTNINMASMAIQLLGFFLSLLGLAGTITATILPHWWRTAHVGTNIITAVAYMKGLWMECVWHSTGIYQCQLHHSPLALPRDLQAARAMMVISCVLSALACVVAVFGMECTRCVKGSSAKNVFAVLGGVLFILAGLVCLVPVSWSTSDVVTDFYNPMLPNGMKYEIGQALYLGFVCASLSIIGGTILCVSCQRTGNDLTYRSQPRSTRAAPAYRPPVAYKANHTSSLTSASHSGYRLNDYV; encoded by the exons ATGTTGGGAACAAGGTGGCTGGAAAGAAATG GCATCCAGAAGGTGTCAAAGCAAACCTGCCATATATCTCCTGGGAGAGGCTGTGTTTTCAGAAGGAGCCCCAACCAAGATACTGCACCCAGCAGTATAACCAGGACAAACATTAACATGGCCAGCATGGCTATTCAGTTACTGGGCTTCTTCCTGAGTCTTCTCGGTCTTGCTGGGACAATAACTGCGACCATCCTGCCTCACTGGTGGAGAACGGCCCACGTGGGGACCAACATCATCACGGCTGTAGCGTACATGAAGGGTCTCTGGATGGAATGCGTTTGGCACAGCACTGGCATCTATCAGTGCCAGCTTCACCACTCTCCGCTGGCCTTGCCTCGTGACCTCCAAGCAGCCCGTGCTATGATGGTGATTTCCTGTGTTCTTTCTGCCTTGGCCTGTGTGGTTGCTGTTTTTGGCATGGAGTGCACCCGGTGTGTCAAAGGGTCCTCTGCCAAAAACGTGTTTGCTGTCTTGGGCGGAGTCCTTTTCATACTGGCAGGGCTCGTGTGCCTCGTCCCTGTTTCTTGGTCAACCAGTGATGTGGTAACTGATTTCTACAACCCAATGCTGCCCAATGGGATGAAGTATGAGATTGGGCAAGCCCTTTACCTTGGCTTTGTATGTGCTTCATTGAGTATCATTGGTGGAACTATCCTCTGTGTTTCATGTCAACGTACTGGGAACGATTTAACCTACCGCTCGCAGCCGAGGAGTACAAGGGCAGCTCCAGCCTACAGACCCCCAGTGGCCTACAAGGCAAACCACACCTCATCATTAACTTCTGCTTCTCACAGTGGTTACAGATTAAATGACTATGTGTAA